The proteins below are encoded in one region of Methylophilales bacterium:
- a CDS encoding FAD-dependent oxidoreductase yields the protein MALKAVIIGGGVVGCITAIKLKENGYDVTLVDKSFVGEESSAAGAGIIFPLMPWNYESRVFDLCIGALSFYKNLSIKLIKAGFEDPEFIESGMICIDPSDKKKIVQWGEKNNFTIKEYLFNNRPSYELAKVAQINPTKLMKSLKQYISRLGIELIENVNMRKIEKKSNYLDGWPTKKNELIKGDFFVTTVGAWSSEINDDYKNKIYPIRGQMIRYPKSEIKLDKILYSENFYLLQRKCGSILAGSTIENVGFDKTVTAKAANELNEKAINLVPELRNFKPCKQWAGLRPGVKGNIPFIRQDNNYKNVYINSGHYRYGITMAPKSANEVLKLIEDK from the coding sequence GTGGCTTTAAAAGCCGTAATAATAGGGGGAGGAGTTGTAGGTTGTATAACTGCAATTAAACTTAAAGAAAATGGTTACGATGTCACTTTAGTAGACAAATCATTTGTTGGTGAAGAATCATCAGCAGCAGGAGCGGGCATCATATTCCCATTAATGCCATGGAATTATGAATCAAGGGTATTTGATTTATGTATAGGCGCATTATCTTTTTATAAGAATTTATCAATTAAGTTAATAAAGGCTGGATTTGAAGACCCAGAATTTATTGAGTCGGGAATGATATGTATTGATCCATCAGATAAAAAAAAAATTGTGCAATGGGGAGAAAAAAATAATTTTACTATAAAAGAATATTTATTTAATAATAGGCCATCATATGAACTTGCAAAAGTAGCCCAAATTAACCCAACAAAACTAATGAAATCTTTAAAGCAGTATATTTCGAGACTTGGCATTGAGCTTATAGAAAATGTGAATATGCGTAAAATAGAAAAAAAATCTAATTATTTAGATGGATGGCCAACTAAAAAAAATGAACTTATAAAGGGCGATTTTTTTGTGACCACGGTAGGAGCGTGGAGCTCAGAAATTAATGATGATTACAAAAATAAAATTTATCCAATAAGAGGTCAAATGATTAGATATCCAAAATCTGAAATTAAACTAGATAAAATTCTTTATTCGGAAAATTTTTATTTATTACAAAGAAAATGTGGTTCTATTTTGGCGGGAAGCACTATTGAGAATGTAGGTTTTGATAAAACAGTTACTGCAAAAGCGGCAAATGAACTTAATGAAAAGGCTATCAATCTTGTTCCTGAATTAAGAAATTTTAAGCCTTGTAAGCAATGGGCTGGTTTAAGACCGGGTGTAAAAGGGAACATTCCGTTTATTCGGCAAGATAACAATTATAAAAATGTGTATATAAATTCTGGGCACTATAGATATGGTATTACAATGGCTCCAAAATCTGCTAACGAGGTATTAAAATTAATTGAAGACAAATAA